The proteins below come from a single Leptidea sinapis chromosome Z, ilLepSina1.1, whole genome shotgun sequence genomic window:
- the LOC126978750 gene encoding intraflagellar transport protein 122 homolog, with protein sequence MYLAAGDVRRAAAVLRDSGKTHMLIELARKMDKGSSESLRHLAEALVAAGELTTAADLYQRLGDYRRVGQLAVAAGEWSRAFALARDHPECKKDVYLPYAHRMAQENKFVEAQKAYHMAGDWQTALRVLTILEQGALSEERFSDAAHLRHLLARQALHSLHTSDSSERATLLRQYEKSEWLSRVYHAYDAVHRSVHEPFSLSQPDGLLHAARYVLSQLTSAPAPPGLSMFCLYLCMAKQAKQLNAGLLARQMLDKILGLQIPHKFQESVELLMLKSGRQAGREEDLVPLCWRCRRHAPLMATHCPRCRHVFVHSMATHEVLALVQFVPETGISEEEALDLIERTAPPEDVESDQDVLVVHRDTDNADPFVDKFDEEDDGGVVVCGRAALVRLSAGCVVVVRRAPLATLFYRNMLPELPVTTCPACHTLYYTEDYEVQLVTRGHCGFCRQPAACDQSEDHERVRGSSTDDSGPSSPRTPRDDQATW encoded by the exons ATGTACCTGGCCGCCGGGGACGTGCGCCGCGCGGCCGCCGTGCTGCGGGACAGCGGCAAGACGCACAT GCTGATAGAACTGGCGCGCAAGATGGACAAGGGCTCGAGTGAGTCGCTGCGGCACCTGGCCGAGGCTCTGGTGGCCGCTGGGGAGCTGACCACCGCCGCCGACCTCTACCAGAGACTCGGAGACTACAG GAGAGTCGGCCAACTCGCAGTGGCTGCGGGCGAATGGTCGCGAGCTTTCGCGCTCGCTCGCGATCATCCCGAATGCAAGAAAGACGTTTACTTACCTTACGCGCACCGGATGGctcaagaaaataaatttgttgaaGCGCAAAAAG CGTACCACATGGCGGGCGACTGGCAGACCGCTCTCCGCGTGCTCACCATACTGGAGCAGGGCGCGCTGTCTGAGGAGCGCTTCTCGGACGCGGCTCACCTGCGCCACCTGCTGGCGCGGCAGGCACTACACTCCCTCCACACCTCCGACAG TAGTGAGCGCGCAACATTGCTGCGTCAGTACGAGAAGAGCGAGTGGTTGTCGCGGGTATACCACGCATACGACGCGGTCCACCGCAGCGTGCACGAGCCGTTCTCGTTGAGCCAGCCGGACGGCCTGCTGCACGCGGCGCGCTACGTGCTGTCCCAGCTGACGAGCGCACCCGCACCGCCGGGCCTCTCCATGTT CTGCCTCTATCTCTGTATGGCGAAACAGGCCAAACAGCTGAACGCAGGACTTCTGGCGCGACAGATGCTGGACAAGATTCTCGGTCTGCAGATACCACACAAATTTCAG GAGAGTGTTGAGCTGCTGATGCTGAAGAGCGGCAGGCAGGCGGGTCGCGAGGAAGACCTGGTGCCGCTGTGCTGGCGCTGTCGACGACACGCCCCGCTCATGGCCACGCACTGTCCGCGCTGTCGGCACGTGTTTGTGCACTCTATGGCCACACACG AGGTACTGGCGCTGGTGCAGTTCGTGCCCGAGACCGGCATCTCCGAGGAGGAGGCGCTGGATCTAATCGAGCGGACAGCGCCGCCCGAGGACGTGGAGTCCGACCAAGACGTGCTGGTCGTCCACCGAGACACCGACAACGCAGACCCCTTTGTAGATAAGTTCGACGAG GAGGACGACGGTGGAGTAGTGGTGTGCGGACGCGCTGCTCTGGTGCGGCTGAGCGCGGGCTGCGTGGTGGTCGTGCGCCGAGCTCCGCTGGCCACGCTGTTCTACCGGAACATGTTGCCAGAGCTACCTGTCACCACGTGCCCCGCCTGCCACACG CTCTACTACACGGAGGACTATGAAGTACAACTGGTAACGCGGGGCCACTGCGGCTTCTGCCGTCAGCCAGCCGCTTGCGACCAGAGCGAGGACCACGAGCGGGTTCGGGGCTCCTCTACCGACGACTCCGGCCCGAGCAGCCCCCGGACTCCCCGCGACGATCAGGCCACTTGGTGA